Genomic DNA from Thermodesulfobacteriota bacterium:
TCTTTTCTGTTTTCACCTTTGGGTTGAAAAAGTAAAAATTCGAGTCCTGATTCCTTACCAGATGCAGACACTGCCGATATGAGAGAGGGGATTTCCTCTTTTTCCGGAAGAGACAGCATAACCTCTTTAAATTTACTTTCTGCCTCTTTTATTTTTTTTTGATATTTTTTAAGATCCCTTGCATTTTTTCTGGCTATAGTAAGTTTTTTTTCAAGTCTTCGAATTTGTTTATTTAAGTTTTTTTGGGTTTTTATTTTTGGAAGATAGGAAAAATAGACGAATGATCCTATAATGACCAGAAAAATTCCGCTGCATATAAGTATTCTTTGAACCTTGGACAATTTTTCGATCTTTTCAAACAAAGGCTCGGAAGATTTTTTTAAATCAATATTAGGCTTTTTCATTTCTTTTTGGATTTCTTAGTGTCTTTTTTATTTTGTTTGGTCAAGTCTTTCCTTGTACAGGAAATTTGAAAGTTTTTCAGGTCAGAATCTTTTACTTTTGTCTTTTTTATGGTTTTCAACTTCACTGCACTAAAAAGTCCGGAGCCCTGAAGGCGTGTCATAAAATCAGCAACCGTTTTGTTGTCCAGAGCAAGTCCATCAATTTCAATAGTTTTATCTCTTGATTTAAATCTCTTGAACCACATCCTTTTGGCAATTACCTTCAGGCTCATCGTATCAAGAAGACGAACAGGTTCAAACCGGTTTTTTTCAAGGCTTTCAATCACACTCGTTTTTTTCTTCAGGATTTCAAGCTTATTTTTTAGTAACGCGATTTCCTTATTTATCTTATCATATTTAGCGACTTCCTTTTTTGTCGTTTGTATTTTTGCTTTGAGGTTTGAAATTTTACTGCCTAAATTAATATGATAATAAACAAGAACAATTGCGACAAGAAAAAAGGAAAGAAAAAAAATAGAGACCTGCCGACGTATGTTCTCTTTTTTTCGTGCTGCTCGAAAGGGCAGCAGATTAATTCGTATCATTTGTCATCAACTTTTCTTATTGCAAGCCCCATGCAGATGGCTGCCTGAGGTGCAATTTCTTTTATAAATAACGGATCCAGGCTATCATCCACTGAAAATTTTCCAAAAGGATTAATGGTTTCAACTGCAGCAGACGCCTCTGTAGCCAGAAGTTCACGAAACTCTGCAATGTTGCCTCCTCCTCCGCTGAGGACAATTCTTTTGATCTGATCGTCAGGGTAAGTCGAGTAAAAAAAATCAAGGGCACGTCGTATCTCTGTGCACCAGTCGGAAACGATGGTTGAAGTAATTTCTTTCATGTCTTCCTCGGAAATTTTATCAGGTTGCTCCCCGAGCTTAATCTCATCAGCTTCCTCAAAAGAACAGTTGATAAGTGAAATGATCTTCTGGTTGATTTGACCGCAACCCAGAGAAACGTCTCTCATAAATACCGATGAAGATCCTTTAAGAATGTTTAACGATGTCTTACTTGCACCGATATCAATTAAAGCGATGTTTTCATCTTCTGTGGTATAATTAATTTCAAAAATATTCTGCAGTGCAAAGGCTTCTACATCTACAATGCAGGGGTTGAGACCGGCCAGGTTGACCAGGTTGACATAATCGTTTACCATTTCTTTTTTTGCTGCAACAAGAAAAACATTCATTTGGTTCGGGTTATTTTCGTTAGGTCCCAGTATCTGAAAATCAAGGTTAACATCACTGATGTCAAAAGGTATATACTGTTCTGCTTCAAATTGAATGCTTTCCTGCAACTGTTCTTCAGCCATGGTCTGCACGTTAATCTTTTTAACAATGACCGAATATCCTCCGATTGATAAGGCAACATTGCGTTTTTTGATGCTGTAAGATTTGAAAAGCTGGCGGATAGATTCTGCCACATCTTCAGGGTCGTTTATCGTTCCTTCTTCAATTAATCCAGGGGCAATATCGGTCAATCCAAATTTTTTAAGGACCTGTCCCCTTTTTGTTTCAATAATTTCAGCGGCCTTGATTGTCCTTGAACCTATGTCAAGGCCAACCAGTGATGTTTTTTTCCCAAATGCCATGAGAGACTCTTAATCGTTAAATATTTTATTTTTTTCCGAAAGATCGAACCCTAAAGCCAAAATGATCTTTCGTTTTGTTTCCATGCGGCAAGGCAAACCATTTTCTATGCGTGCTATAGTAATCGGAGAAACTTTGGCTTCTCTGGCAAGTTCGGCCTTACTCATCATGAGAGATTCTCTGGTTTTTTTTAGCAGATTTTTCTCCATGTGCAATATCTTCTGCAATAAAATTAATTAAAATCAGATTAATCTTTAAAACTAAGGATACAAAATAATCGATGTTCAGAATTTTCCAACTTAACGCGTTGCAAGTGTGATAGTGATCATCCCAAATATTTATCAGTAAGTCAAGTTAATTGTGTATTATTTATATATAATTATATTTATTTACTCTATATTGTGATGCTTTTAAATAAAATTACTACATCTTGTATAAGCGAATTATAATAGTTATCTCCAATTAGTTTTAACTTTAAACAATCCAAGTTTAGGTACCCCAATATTTAGCCGTTTACAGGGCGAACCTTGAAATGAGAAAGTAGCAATTGGGAAAGAATGTATGACCGGTATACCCCACTGGATGGGAAAAAG
This window encodes:
- a CDS encoding helix-turn-helix transcriptional regulator; its protein translation is MEKNLLKKTRESLMMSKAELAREAKVSPITIARIENGLPCRMETKRKIILALGFDLSEKNKIFND
- a CDS encoding type 4a pilus biogenesis protein PilO, encoding MKKPNIDLKKSSEPLFEKIEKLSKVQRILICSGIFLVIIGSFVYFSYLPKIKTQKNLNKQIRRLEKKLTIARKNARDLKKYQKKIKEAESKFKEVMLSLPEKEEIPSLISAVSASGKESGLEFLLFQPKGENRKDFYAEIPVSIQVAGNFHNIVHFFNKVARLSRIVNIRDIEITVPNEAGKDKSKNPATSKLSTSCTAVTYKFVEPVAKKKKPVKRGRRKK
- the pilM gene encoding type IV pilus assembly protein PilM, with translation MAFGKKTSLVGLDIGSRTIKAAEIIETKRGQVLKKFGLTDIAPGLIEEGTINDPEDVAESIRQLFKSYSIKKRNVALSIGGYSVIVKKINVQTMAEEQLQESIQFEAEQYIPFDISDVNLDFQILGPNENNPNQMNVFLVAAKKEMVNDYVNLVNLAGLNPCIVDVEAFALQNIFEINYTTEDENIALIDIGASKTSLNILKGSSSVFMRDVSLGCGQINQKIISLINCSFEEADEIKLGEQPDKISEEDMKEITSTIVSDWCTEIRRALDFFYSTYPDDQIKRIVLSGGGGNIAEFRELLATEASAAVETINPFGKFSVDDSLDPLFIKEIAPQAAICMGLAIRKVDDK
- a CDS encoding PilN domain-containing protein; amino-acid sequence: MIRINLLPFRAARKKENIRRQVSIFFLSFFLVAIVLVYYHINLGSKISNLKAKIQTTKKEVAKYDKINKEIALLKNKLEILKKKTSVIESLEKNRFEPVRLLDTMSLKVIAKRMWFKRFKSRDKTIEIDGLALDNKTVADFMTRLQGSGLFSAVKLKTIKKTKVKDSDLKNFQISCTRKDLTKQNKKDTKKSKKK